From the Bacillus sp. FJAT-22090 genome, the window AAAATTGAAGAAAAACGTGAGCATATGATTGAAGATCTAGTGAATAAAGGCGTATTTAAAATCGATGGAAGACAACTATATGAGTTGAATCTGTATGAACTAACAAAAGAGTATATAACAGAAGAAGATAACTAAAGTGCCGATTGTATCGGCACTTTTTTTCGTCTGTTCATATTACGGACGCTGGTCTCGGAAAAACGACCAATTCTGCTATTTATAGCTAATTGTCTAGAAGAAAAATGTGGTACACTTGTCTCAAACACAGATGAGGTGGAAAACAAATTGACTTTTTTACAAAATTTAAATGAAACATTACAAGAAAAATGGGCAAAGGCGAATTTTGCATCTGAAATGCCGATCCAAACTAAATTAATACCACATATGCTTGATGGTTCAGATATCGTTGCAGAATCTCCAACTGGAACAGGAAAAACATTAGCGTATGTGCTTCCGATATTGCAAAAGGTGGATCCTTCAAAGAAGCACATACAAGCATTGGTCATTGTGCCTTCTCAAGAACTGGGCATGCAGATTGTGGAAGTATTTCGTGAATGGGTGGCAGGTACCGATATTACTGTTGCGCAACTTATTGGTGGTGCAAATATTCAAAGACAACTCGATGTACTAAAAAAGAAGCCAACAATTG encodes:
- a CDS encoding Fur-regulated basic protein FbpA, with the translated sequence MMIPKESKIEEKREHMIEDLVNKGVFKIDGRQLYELNLYELTKEYITEEDN